The following coding sequences lie in one Caproicibacterium argilliputei genomic window:
- a CDS encoding LCP family protein: protein MKKQKRPSLAKKYIVRNVLILVLSLVVLVAGSGCLYVDGLMSSGNYVKDSTIVSTPITASTIDSGTKYNSTGANQINGLIKDEAVTNILLIGVDDYQKDDPIGRSDSMMVISLDNRHKKLKLTSFMRDTYLAIPNNGSNKLNAAYHFGAYDMVESGKAKAGDITSVNAGAQLCIQTIELNFGMDIDRYVVVKDSAFDSVVGILGGVDVNLTAREAEFINRYSGAGYKLKEQDGIQHLDGAQAHYYGRIRDDRVKNVYGHINDEGRAERQRAVVTAVVNKFKSSNLGTISKLASGVLPKVITNFSRDEIYGFLTQALTIMNYPIKQNQIPAVGNYTTPTISIGGQAADIVQITDNKKVVSDALTFIYENDKPDVSNIGLAATANTTTSADSQDGDTEDDTGNG, encoded by the coding sequence GTGAAAAAGCAAAAACGGCCGTCTCTGGCGAAAAAATATATTGTTCGAAATGTCTTAATCCTGGTGCTCAGCCTGGTGGTTTTAGTGGCTGGTTCCGGGTGTTTATATGTAGACGGCTTGATGAGCAGCGGCAATTATGTGAAGGACTCTACCATTGTCAGCACACCCATCACGGCAAGCACGATTGACTCCGGCACCAAGTATAACTCCACCGGTGCAAACCAGATCAACGGTTTGATTAAGGATGAGGCGGTCACGAATATCCTGCTTATCGGTGTGGACGACTACCAGAAGGACGACCCCATTGGCCGTTCTGACAGCATGATGGTGATTAGTTTGGATAATCGCCACAAAAAGTTGAAACTGACCTCCTTTATGCGTGACACGTATCTGGCGATTCCGAATAACGGCTCCAACAAGTTGAACGCTGCCTATCACTTCGGCGCTTACGACATGGTGGAAAGCGGCAAAGCCAAGGCGGGCGACATCACAAGCGTGAATGCCGGCGCACAGCTGTGCATTCAGACCATCGAGCTGAACTTCGGCATGGATATTGACCGCTATGTGGTGGTGAAAGACTCTGCGTTTGACAGCGTTGTCGGTATCCTTGGCGGTGTGGATGTCAACCTGACCGCACGCGAGGCAGAGTTTATCAACCGTTACTCCGGTGCGGGCTATAAGCTGAAGGAACAAGACGGTATTCAGCACCTGGATGGTGCGCAGGCGCATTATTACGGCCGGATTCGTGACGACCGCGTCAAAAATGTATATGGTCATATCAATGACGAAGGCCGTGCGGAGCGCCAGCGCGCGGTGGTTACGGCGGTGGTCAATAAATTCAAGAGCAGCAACTTGGGCACCATTTCCAAGCTGGCTTCCGGTGTCCTGCCAAAGGTCATTACAAATTTCAGCCGTGATGAAATTTACGGATTTTTGACACAGGCATTAACCATTATGAATTATCCCATCAAGCAGAACCAGATTCCGGCGGTGGGCAACTACACCACGCCGACCATCAGCATCGGCGGTCAGGCGGCAGATATCGTCCAGATTACCGACAACAAAAAAGTGGTTTCCGATGCACTGACGTTCATTTATGAAAATGACAAGCCGGATGTTTCTAACATCGGTTTGGCGGCAACAGCGAACACAACCACTTCGGCTGACAGCCAGGACGGAGATACGGAAGACGACACCGGAAACGGATAA
- a CDS encoding YfbR-like 5'-deoxynucleotidase, with product MYPLFAKLARMQDIRRWGWMRSVHSENSCKHSGKTAVPAHAPVKDAGELLCGAYF from the coding sequence ATGTATCCTCTTTTTGCAAAGCTTGCCCGAATGCAGGATATCCGGCGCTGGGGATGGATGCGCAGCGTCCACAGTGAAAATAGCTGTAAGCACAGCGGAAAAACCGCCGTACCTGCGCACGCGCCGGTTAAGGATGCCGGTGAGCTTCTGTGCGGTGCGTATTTTTAA
- a CDS encoding YfhO family protein, protein MERLQIPDKHRYALRALLLGMGTAAVIFVPFMLYDKGYFLFYGDFNVQQVPFYQMCHDTIRSGNWRWSWTTDLGANFIGSYSFYLLGSPFFWLTIPFPSAAVPYLMGPLYILKFGCACMTGCIYLRRYCQTGNLAVLGGMLYAFSGFSVYNVFFNHFHEAIVFFPLLLWAMDEYMYHRRRGVFAFFTFVCCFVNYYFFVGQVVFLALYWLVRFFSGEPHYAKITKKDFALLWVEAVLGVACSFALLLPTLLAITQNNRINNPSNGWNALLYDSNQRYMHILSCFFFPPDLPARANFTPDSNSQWASLGAWLPLFSMSGVIAALQAKTKRWYKTLITVLFVMAAVPVLNSAFQLFNASYYARWFYMLTLIMSLCTVTSLQREDVDWGRAIRWTLAITLVIGLSIGLMPSVTTNSDDNTKVTTYGLEKYPTRFWAYVSIALVSLLLLVIVFKYYKHHKQFFLRMATGGVALISVIYSLFYITTGKTQSDDTHNEIIPYALNGGADIHLPSDGKQFCRIDVYDGMDNLPMYWKRPTIQAFHSIVPGSIMDFYPTVGVTRDVASRPDVSVYAIRSLLSCRWLFDPINHGQEFIDSSTNQPRMPGWSYYTTQNGSKIYENQYFIPMGFSYDQYITRSEYDLLPEANRSLALLKALVVEDTDVQKAKEGGLTHFDKIDSTNYTEDRYFADCKKRAATACSSFTTDNLGFTAKATSAKERLIFFSVPWESGWSAEVNGSPAEIVKVNVGFMAVKVPAGESTIRFTYSTPGLKPGVAVTAVSFVLLGGYLYATDTTGRWRRKKLPAPPKTSN, encoded by the coding sequence TTGGAACGCTTGCAAATTCCGGACAAGCACCGCTATGCACTGCGTGCACTGCTGCTGGGAATGGGCACCGCAGCCGTGATTTTTGTCCCGTTTATGCTTTATGACAAGGGGTATTTCCTGTTTTATGGGGACTTCAACGTTCAGCAGGTACCGTTTTACCAGATGTGCCATGACACCATCCGCAGCGGCAACTGGCGCTGGAGCTGGACCACCGACCTGGGCGCCAACTTCATCGGGTCCTACTCCTTTTACCTGCTGGGCAGCCCTTTTTTCTGGCTGACCATTCCGTTTCCCAGTGCGGCGGTGCCGTATCTGATGGGGCCGCTGTACATCTTAAAATTCGGCTGCGCCTGCATGACCGGCTGCATCTACCTGCGCCGCTACTGCCAAACCGGAAACCTCGCTGTGCTGGGCGGTATGCTTTACGCCTTTTCCGGTTTTTCCGTTTACAATGTCTTCTTCAACCACTTTCACGAAGCCATCGTATTTTTCCCGCTGCTGCTATGGGCCATGGATGAATATATGTACCACCGGCGCCGCGGTGTCTTCGCGTTCTTCACGTTTGTGTGCTGCTTTGTCAACTACTATTTCTTTGTCGGGCAGGTGGTGTTTCTCGCCCTGTACTGGCTGGTTCGCTTTTTTTCCGGAGAACCGCACTACGCAAAAATCACCAAAAAGGATTTTGCGCTTCTATGGGTGGAGGCCGTGTTGGGCGTGGCGTGTTCCTTTGCGCTTTTGCTGCCGACACTGCTTGCCATCACGCAGAACAACCGCATCAACAACCCCAGCAACGGGTGGAACGCCCTGCTGTACGACAGCAACCAGCGTTATATGCACATTCTAAGCTGCTTTTTCTTTCCGCCGGATCTGCCGGCGCGCGCCAATTTTACCCCCGACAGCAACAGTCAGTGGGCATCACTGGGTGCATGGCTGCCGCTGTTCAGCATGAGCGGCGTCATTGCCGCGCTGCAGGCCAAGACCAAACGCTGGTACAAAACGCTGATTACCGTTCTTTTTGTCATGGCAGCCGTGCCAGTGCTCAACAGCGCATTTCAACTTTTTAACGCCTCCTACTACGCGCGCTGGTTCTATATGCTGACCCTCATAATGAGCCTGTGCACCGTGACCAGCCTGCAGCGGGAAGATGTGGACTGGGGCCGCGCGATTCGCTGGACGCTCGCTATCACGCTGGTAATTGGGCTTTCCATCGGGCTGATGCCCAGCGTCACCACCAACAGCGACGACAACACCAAGGTGACCACCTACGGACTGGAAAAATACCCAACCCGCTTCTGGGCTTACGTTTCCATCGCACTGGTCAGCCTGCTGCTGCTGGTGATTGTGTTTAAATACTACAAACACCACAAGCAGTTTTTCCTGCGCATGGCGACCGGCGGCGTTGCCCTCATTTCCGTCATTTACAGCCTGTTTTATATTACAACCGGCAAAACGCAGAGTGACGACACCCACAACGAAATTATTCCCTATGCGCTCAACGGCGGTGCAGACATCCACCTGCCCAGCGACGGCAAGCAGTTCTGCCGCATTGACGTTTATGACGGCATGGACAACCTGCCCATGTACTGGAAGCGCCCGACCATTCAGGCGTTTCACAGCATTGTGCCCGGTTCCATTATGGATTTTTACCCAACCGTCGGTGTTACCCGTGACGTTGCCAGCCGGCCGGATGTCAGCGTGTATGCCATCCGCAGCCTGCTGAGCTGCCGCTGGCTGTTTGACCCCATTAACCACGGACAGGAGTTCATTGACTCCAGCACCAACCAGCCCCGTATGCCCGGCTGGAGCTACTACACCACGCAGAACGGCAGCAAAATCTATGAGAACCAGTATTTCATTCCCATGGGCTTCAGCTACGACCAGTACATCACCCGCTCAGAGTATGACCTGCTGCCGGAGGCTAACCGCAGCCTGGCGCTTCTGAAGGCTCTGGTTGTGGAGGATACCGATGTGCAAAAAGCTAAAGAGGGCGGTCTGACGCATTTTGACAAAATCGACAGCACCAATTATACGGAAGACCGCTACTTTGCGGACTGCAAAAAGCGCGCGGCAACTGCCTGCTCCTCCTTCACTACAGACAACCTCGGTTTTACCGCGAAGGCAACCTCCGCAAAAGAGCGCCTGATTTTCTTCAGCGTACCGTGGGAAAGCGGCTGGAGCGCTGAGGTAAACGGTTCTCCCGCAGAGATTGTCAAGGTGAACGTGGGCTTTATGGCCGTGAAAGTTCCGGCGGGGGAGTCTACCATCCGCTTTACGTACAGCACCCCCGGCTTAAAGCCCGGCGTTGCCGTTACAGCGGTCAGCTTCGTGCTGCTGGGCGGTTACCTTTACGCGACGGATACCACCGGTCGTTGGCGCAGAAAGAAGCTGCCGGCGCCCCCAAAAACCAGCAATTAA
- a CDS encoding DUF362 domain-containing protein, with amino-acid sequence MAYQIGSECISCGACAAECPVNAISEGDGKYEINEDTCISCGSCAGVCPVGAPKEA; translated from the coding sequence ATGGCATATCAGATTGGCAGCGAATGTATTTCCTGCGGCGCTTGCGCTGCAGAGTGCCCGGTGAACGCAATTTCTGAGGGCGACGGCAAATATGAAATCAACGAGGATACTTGCATTTCCTGCGGCTCCTGCGCGGGTGTCTGCCCCGTTGGCGCTCCGAAAGAGGCTTAA
- a CDS encoding PSP1 domain-containing protein yields MAKVIGVRFKNLGKVYYFDPEGRELKIGDHVIVETARGVECGEIAMPNREIADDHIVQPLRSIIRVATEADLDKLEENCRREIDAFAICQKKIAIHKLEMKLVDVEYTFDNSKILFYFTADGRVDFRELVKDLASVFRTRIELRQIGVRDEAKMLGGLGLCGRPFCCSQFLAGFQPVSIKMAKEQGLSLNPVKISGTCGRLMCCLKYEQEAYQDLQRNTPPQGSYVSTPEGRGTVVGVSLLTGVLQVHLDTSSPEAAPISCRVSQVKVLHGPTARPRQKGKYRKDRPEPEAASSDASADSGNP; encoded by the coding sequence ATGGCGAAAGTTATCGGAGTTCGATTTAAAAATCTGGGGAAAGTATATTACTTTGACCCGGAAGGGCGTGAGCTGAAAATCGGCGACCATGTCATTGTGGAAACCGCGCGCGGCGTGGAGTGCGGCGAAATCGCCATGCCCAACCGCGAAATTGCGGATGACCACATTGTGCAGCCGCTGCGCTCGATTATCCGCGTTGCAACAGAGGCGGATCTGGACAAGCTGGAGGAAAATTGCCGCCGCGAAATTGACGCATTTGCCATCTGCCAGAAAAAAATCGCAATTCACAAGCTGGAAATGAAACTGGTGGATGTGGAGTATACCTTTGACAACAGCAAAATTCTTTTCTATTTCACGGCGGATGGCCGCGTGGATTTTCGCGAGCTGGTCAAAGACCTCGCCAGCGTGTTCCGTACGCGCATTGAGCTGCGGCAGATTGGCGTGCGCGATGAGGCGAAAATGCTCGGCGGGTTGGGGCTGTGCGGCAGGCCATTCTGCTGCAGCCAGTTTTTGGCGGGCTTTCAGCCAGTGTCCATCAAGATGGCAAAGGAGCAGGGGCTGTCGCTGAATCCGGTGAAAATTTCCGGCACCTGCGGGCGGCTGATGTGCTGCCTCAAGTATGAGCAGGAAGCGTACCAGGATTTGCAGCGGAATACCCCGCCGCAAGGTTCCTATGTCAGCACGCCGGAGGGGCGCGGTACGGTGGTGGGGGTCAGCCTGCTGACCGGTGTGCTGCAGGTGCATCTGGATACTTCCTCGCCGGAGGCCGCTCCCATCAGCTGCAGGGTCAGTCAGGTGAAAGTCCTGCACGGCCCCACAGCCCGCCCGCGGCAAAAGGGAAAGTACCGAAAGGACCGCCCGGAGCCGGAAGCGGCATCTTCGGACGCTTCCGCAGACAGCGGAAATCCCTAA
- a CDS encoding cyclic-di-AMP receptor has protein sequence MKLVFAIVGNDDAPMVNSSLTKAGFQVTKLATTGGFLKAGNTTFIIGTEDDKVETVLELLRKQCSRRTQMMPSTAVTDGAMYASYPIEVAVGGATVFVLDVDRFEKL, from the coding sequence ATGAAACTGGTATTTGCGATTGTAGGAAATGACGATGCCCCCATGGTGAACAGCAGCCTGACCAAAGCCGGTTTTCAGGTAACCAAGCTTGCCACAACCGGCGGCTTTCTGAAAGCCGGCAACACTACCTTTATCATCGGTACGGAAGACGATAAGGTGGAAACGGTTCTGGAACTGCTGCGCAAGCAGTGCAGCCGCCGCACGCAGATGATGCCCAGCACAGCGGTAACGGACGGCGCTATGTACGCTTCTTATCCCATTGAGGTTGCGGTCGGCGGCGCAACCGTGTTTGTGCTGGACGTGGACCGCTTTGAGAAACTTTGA
- a CDS encoding DNA polymerase III subunit gives MKLDLPETLCPPAVRAALLSVYEQGRIPHALILEGAPEQTLALAKHLAQAAVCTSPEAHPCGHCSGCVKAQAGSHPDITFAGGGETGRSFHKEEILAVRSDTFVRPNEAPCRVFVLENAQNLSPQAQNALLKVLEEPPAAVQFLLTCDRAASLLATVRSRSQIYTLQAVQEEAQDDLARQIALAVCSLRESGLLYLTAPLLKDKLRLRAVLDQLAALFRDALVLRCGGAPAAQNREMAQRLSQVLTRTQLYRLTQAVREMHAYVERNANTALLLTALCARLRQEAGR, from the coding sequence TTGAAACTGGATTTACCGGAAACGCTGTGTCCGCCCGCCGTACGGGCGGCATTGCTTTCTGTTTATGAGCAGGGGCGCATTCCGCACGCTTTGATTCTGGAGGGCGCACCGGAGCAGACGCTTGCGCTGGCAAAGCACCTTGCACAGGCGGCAGTATGCACATCGCCGGAAGCACATCCCTGCGGGCACTGCTCCGGCTGTGTGAAGGCACAGGCAGGCAGCCACCCGGACATCACGTTTGCCGGTGGCGGAGAAACCGGGCGTTCCTTTCACAAGGAGGAAATTCTGGCGGTGCGCAGCGATACGTTTGTGCGGCCAAACGAAGCGCCGTGCCGCGTGTTTGTTTTGGAAAATGCGCAGAACCTGTCGCCGCAGGCGCAGAATGCACTGCTGAAGGTGCTGGAGGAACCACCGGCGGCAGTGCAGTTCCTGCTGACCTGCGACCGCGCGGCTTCCCTGCTGGCAACGGTGCGCAGCCGGTCACAGATTTACACGCTGCAGGCAGTACAGGAAGAAGCGCAGGATGACCTTGCGCGGCAGATTGCGCTGGCGGTGTGCAGCCTGCGGGAGAGCGGCTTGCTATACCTGACCGCGCCGTTGCTGAAAGACAAACTACGGCTGCGCGCTGTACTGGATCAGCTTGCGGCGTTGTTTCGCGACGCACTGGTTCTGCGGTGCGGTGGGGCGCCCGCCGCGCAAAACCGCGAAATGGCGCAGCGGCTTTCGCAGGTATTGACGCGTACACAGTTGTACCGGCTGACACAGGCCGTGCGCGAAATGCACGCTTATGTGGAGCGCAACGCCAACACTGCGCTGCTGCTGACCGCACTGTGCGCCCGCCTGCGGCAGGAGGCGGGCCGCTGA
- a CDS encoding tRNA1(Val) (adenine(37)-N6)-methyltransferase, which translates to MVQLEPSERLEPIGGGHSVIVSPAHTFNTDTILLAHYSMPKRGERCAEFGTGCGMISLLWCCRSAPRAVYALEIQPQACGQARRGAQQNGFAQMQVLEYDLRRLAEEPAKALPLPLDLDLVACNPPYKPLGTGIRNPHGSKAAARHETGCTFAQVAAAAARVLRWGGRFVCCLRPERLAEACCVLSAAGLEPKRLRLVQHRVQKAPSLFLLEARRGGKTGLTVEPVLLLEEETGACTAEMKAIYGEYGEGYK; encoded by the coding sequence GTGGTTCAGTTGGAACCGTCTGAACGATTGGAGCCGATTGGCGGCGGGCACAGCGTGATTGTTTCGCCGGCGCATACGTTTAATACCGACACAATTCTGCTGGCGCACTATTCCATGCCGAAGCGCGGCGAGCGCTGTGCGGAGTTCGGCACCGGCTGCGGCATGATTTCTCTGCTGTGGTGCTGCCGCAGTGCGCCGCGCGCGGTTTACGCACTGGAAATTCAGCCGCAGGCGTGCGGGCAGGCGCGCCGCGGCGCACAGCAAAACGGTTTTGCGCAGATGCAGGTGCTGGAGTATGACCTGCGCCGTTTGGCGGAGGAACCTGCCAAAGCCCTGCCTCTGCCGCTGGATTTGGACTTGGTGGCGTGCAATCCGCCGTACAAGCCGCTGGGTACCGGTATCCGAAACCCACACGGCAGCAAGGCAGCCGCACGCCACGAAACCGGTTGTACCTTTGCGCAGGTTGCCGCCGCGGCCGCGCGGGTGCTGCGCTGGGGCGGGCGGTTTGTGTGCTGTCTGCGTCCGGAGCGTCTGGCGGAAGCCTGCTGCGTGCTTTCCGCTGCGGGGTTAGAGCCGAAGCGCCTGCGGTTGGTGCAGCACCGTGTGCAAAAGGCACCCTCCTTGTTTCTCTTGGAAGCGCGGCGGGGCGGAAAAACCGGCTTGACGGTGGAGCCGGTGCTGCTGTTGGAAGAGGAAACCGGTGCCTGCACAGCAGAAATGAAAGCCATTTACGGCGAATACGGAGAGGGATACAAATGA
- the rsmI gene encoding 16S rRNA (cytidine(1402)-2'-O)-methyltransferase, with amino-acid sequence MSGTLYIVGTPIGNLGDLSPRAVEILRSVDFIAAEDTRVTLKLLTHFGIKKPLISYFEHNKLERGEVVLSRVEAGENCAQVSDAGMPAISDPGELLVRQAHERGIPVVAVPGPSAVVTALAVSGLPSGRFTFEGFLSVNKKSRREHLEEVKQERRTMVFYEAPHKLLTTLTDMLAAWGDRQLSLVRELTKIHEEVRRTTLAEAVQYYTENPPRGEFVLVIAGAPKPEEQETPLEDAVELARSLVAGGSSASSAAREAAAATGCRKNAIYKELTAEGSAPKRKQ; translated from the coding sequence ATGAGCGGAACATTATATATTGTAGGGACACCCATCGGAAATTTGGGGGATCTTTCCCCCCGTGCGGTGGAGATTTTGCGCAGTGTGGATTTTATTGCGGCGGAGGATACCCGCGTCACGCTGAAATTGCTGACGCATTTCGGTATTAAAAAGCCGCTCATCAGCTATTTTGAGCACAACAAACTGGAACGCGGCGAGGTGGTGCTCTCTCGCGTGGAGGCGGGCGAAAACTGCGCGCAGGTCAGCGATGCCGGTATGCCGGCGATTTCAGACCCCGGCGAGCTGCTGGTGCGGCAGGCGCATGAACGCGGCATTCCGGTGGTGGCGGTGCCGGGACCGAGTGCGGTGGTGACGGCGCTGGCGGTATCCGGCCTGCCGAGCGGACGCTTTACCTTTGAGGGCTTTTTAAGTGTCAACAAAAAAAGCCGCCGCGAACACTTGGAAGAGGTCAAACAGGAACGCCGTACCATGGTTTTTTACGAAGCGCCGCATAAGCTGCTGACGACGCTGACAGATATGCTTGCCGCATGGGGTGATCGGCAGCTTTCGCTGGTGCGGGAGCTGACCAAAATCCATGAGGAGGTGCGCCGCACCACGCTTGCCGAGGCAGTGCAGTATTACACGGAAAATCCGCCGCGCGGCGAATTTGTGCTGGTGATTGCGGGCGCGCCAAAGCCGGAGGAACAGGAAACACCTTTAGAGGATGCCGTGGAACTGGCGCGGTCTTTGGTGGCGGGCGGTTCCTCTGCGTCTTCCGCTGCGCGGGAAGCCGCCGCTGCGACCGGCTGCCGGAAGAACGCAATTTATAAGGAACTGACAGCCGAAGGCAGCGCCCCAAAAAGAAAGCAATGA
- a CDS encoding aminotransferase class I/II-fold pyridoxal phosphate-dependent enzyme: MEQTPLYTALRRHQALHRAPFHTPGHKCLPDALPQDLLALDYTELPDTDSLFEADGAILQAEQAAAALFGAKRTLFSAGGCSLCIQTMLRLACPQGGRVLCARNVHRSAVNAMALLGLEPIWVMPNAVQNGINNTESINACYVTSPDYYGRLQDIPVLARLCKKRGIPLLVDNAHGTHLAFTEPDLHPLYQGASMTADSAHKTLNVLTGGAWLQIGEERYVQGAKAAMSLFASTSPSYPIMASLDLARAWLAEHPHAFVEVQAQVRTLAALAKSRGIANVSADPARLSLRTADIGLTGAAAAEIFRKNGVEPEMADGGFVVFLCTPWNTQEDYQKLSAAILALPVGAPLPPRAELPPLPPVRMPLRQAVFAPSETVPLRQAVGRIAAQAACPCPPGVPVVMPGEEVTPQAARFLSGYGFFSFDVL, encoded by the coding sequence ATGGAACAAACACCGCTTTACACGGCTTTGCGCAGGCATCAGGCGCTGCACAGAGCACCGTTTCACACACCGGGGCACAAGTGCCTGCCGGATGCCCTGCCGCAGGATCTGCTGGCTTTAGACTATACGGAACTGCCGGATACCGACAGCCTTTTCGAGGCGGACGGCGCCATCCTGCAGGCGGAGCAGGCGGCTGCGGCGCTGTTCGGCGCGAAAAGAACGCTGTTTTCCGCAGGCGGCTGTTCCCTGTGTATCCAGACCATGCTGCGATTAGCGTGCCCCCAGGGCGGTCGGGTGCTCTGCGCACGGAACGTGCACCGCTCGGCGGTCAATGCCATGGCACTGCTGGGTTTGGAGCCAATCTGGGTGATGCCGAATGCGGTACAGAATGGGATAAATAATACCGAAAGTATAAATGCCTGCTATGTAACCAGTCCGGATTACTATGGGCGCCTGCAGGATATTCCGGTGCTGGCGCGTCTTTGCAAAAAGCGCGGCATTCCGCTTTTGGTGGACAATGCGCACGGCACGCACCTGGCCTTTACCGAGCCGGATCTGCACCCACTGTATCAGGGTGCCTCCATGACGGCAGACAGCGCGCATAAAACGCTGAATGTTTTGACCGGCGGCGCATGGCTGCAGATTGGCGAGGAACGCTATGTGCAGGGAGCCAAGGCGGCGATGAGTCTGTTTGCTTCCACCAGCCCTTCCTACCCGATTATGGCGAGCCTTGACCTGGCGCGCGCATGGCTTGCGGAGCACCCGCACGCTTTTGTAGAGGTGCAGGCACAGGTGCGCACGTTGGCGGCGCTGGCAAAGAGCCGTGGGATTGCAAACGTCAGCGCGGACCCCGCGCGCCTGTCGCTGCGCACCGCAGATATCGGCCTGACCGGCGCGGCGGCGGCTGAGATTTTCCGTAAAAACGGCGTTGAGCCTGAAATGGCGGACGGCGGATTTGTGGTGTTCCTCTGCACGCCGTGGAATACTCAAGAGGACTATCAAAAACTTTCCGCAGCGATTCTGGCGCTTCCGGTCGGCGCGCCGCTGCCGCCGCGGGCGGAGCTGCCGCCGCTGCCGCCGGTGCGTATGCCACTGCGGCAGGCGGTTTTTGCCCCGTCTGAAACGGTGCCGCTGCGGCAGGCAGTCGGTCGTATTGCGGCGCAGGCTGCCTGTCCCTGCCCACCGGGCGTTCCGGTGGTGATGCCCGGCGAAGAAGTCACCCCGCAGGCTGCGCGGTTCCTTTCCGGGTATGGCTTTTTCTCTTTTGATGTGTTATAA